Proteins from one Porites lutea chromosome 3, jaPorLute2.1, whole genome shotgun sequence genomic window:
- the LOC140929857 gene encoding 4-galactosyl-N-acetylglucosaminide 3-alpha-L-fucosyltransferase FUT6-like, which produces MNAKTNNSQLTQLKRTKTLLLIYTTFFRTAKWISDRDNCGFENKFLFAANKCLSGDFELTYDKRRFGESDLVVFHARNMPSVGHLRTLLKNRSTSQRWVYALWESPIVTPNPGPLNGLFNSTLTYRSDSDFWSPYGSYEELTEEEKMNKIKNIPDYSQGKTELVAWMVGNCGAQPRMAFAETLKKYIKVDVFGRCSGKFGQQRGCGDLTACLKTFKFYLSFENVLCEDYITEKYWGRLGDMNVIPVVMGGANYSKLAIPGSYINVMDFKTVKQLAEYLQYLDKNNTAYNEYFKWRLKYKVFRGGLDLSMCQICKWYAAKSPLEPKVYDDLGMYWMQNGRCNEKRPLVENMWKEE; this is translated from the exons ATGAATGCAAAAACTAACAACTCACAACTCACGCAACTGAAAAGGACAAAGACACTTTTACTCATCTATACCACTTTTTTTCGGACAGCAAAGTGGATAAGCGATCGTGATAACTGTGGATTTGAAAACAAGTTTTTATTTGCCGCAAATAAATGTCTCTCAGGTGATTTCGAATTGACCTACGACAAACGGCGGTTTGGGGAAAGCGACTTAGTCGTGTTTCACGCTAGAAACATGCCAAGTGTAGGTCATCTAAGAACGCTGCTGAAAAACAGGTCCACTTCACAGCGCTGGGTATACGCTTTGTGGGAAAGTCCAATTGTAACACCAAATCCTGGTCCATTAAACGGGCTGTTTAACTCAACGTTGACTTACAGAAGCGATTCAGATTTTTGGTCGCCGTATGGAAGTTACGAGGAACTgactgaagaagaaaaaatgaataaaataaaaaacataccGGACTATTCCCAAGGAAAAACTGAACTTGTGGCTTGGATGGTTGGTAATTGTGGCGCTCAACCTCGAATGGCTTTTGCCGAAACGCTGAAAAAATACATCAAGGTTGATGTGTTTGGAAGGTGTTCCGGAAAATTCGGGCAACAGAGAGGTTGTGGAGATCTAACTGCTTGCCTTAAAACgtttaagttttatttgtcaTTCGAGAACGTTTTATGTGAGGATTACATCACTGAAAAATATTGGGGAAGGCTTG gtgATATGAATGTCATCCCAGTTGTGATGGGAGGTGCCAATTACTCCAAGCTGGCTATTCCGGGGTCTTATATCAATGTTATGGACTTCAAAACTGTTAAACAACTGGCAGAGTACCTTCAGTATTTGGACAAAAATAACACTGCTTATAATGAATACTTTAAATGGAGACTAAAATACAAGGTGTTTCGAGGCGGCCTTGATTTATCAATGTGTCAAATATGTAAATGGTATGCTGCAAAATCTCCGCTTGAACCCAAAGTTTATGATGACCTCGGAATGTACTGGATGCAGAATGGAAGATGCAATGAGAAAAGGCCTCTCGTCGAAAATATGTGGAAAGAAGAATAA
- the LOC140929858 gene encoding 4-galactosyl-N-acetylglucosaminide 3-alpha-L-fucosyltransferase FUT6-like, with protein sequence MATTWSKYFFFFSSGFAIFFLVVLTLIDIQRDKFSKQTVKSWMQNHILSALGNNLHAVINKNTMSTITNSQLTQPGGTKTLLLIYTLFFGTAKWIRDRDDNCGFENKFLFAANKCLSGDFELTYDKRRFEESDLVVFHARDMPSVDHLRTLLKNRSTSQRWVYALWESPNATPNPAPLNGLFNSTWTFRSDSDFWSPYGSYEELSEEEKMNEMKNIPDYSQGKTELVAWMVGNCGAQPRMAFVQNLKKYIKVDVFGGCSGKFGQQRGCGNLTACLKTFKFYLAFENALCEDYITEKYWGRLGDMDVIPVVMGGANYSKLAIPGSYINVMNFKTVKQLAEYLQNLDNNNTAYNEYFKWRLKYKVLHERPDYSVCQICKWYVAKSPLEPKVYNDLGTHWMKNGRCNEKNHLIANMWKKE encoded by the exons ATGGCGACAACATggtcaaaatattttttctttttctcctctgGATTCgccattttctttcttgtcgTGCTTACTTTAATCGATATCCAACGAGATAAGTTTTCAAAGCAAACTGTAAAATCGTGGATGCAAAACCACATACTTTCGGCGCTTGGAAACAACCTACACGCGGTGATAAACAAGAATACAATGTCTACCATAACCAACTCACAGCTCACGCAACCGGGAGGGACAAAGACCCTTTTACTCATCTATACCTTATTTTTCGGGACGGCGAAGTGGATAAGAGATCGTGATGATAACTGTGGATTTGAAAACAAGTTTTTATTTGCCGCAAATAAATGTCTCTCAGGTGATTTCGAATTGACCTACGACAAACGGCGGTTTGAGGAAAGCGACTTAGTCGTGTTTCACGCTAGAGACATGCCAAGTGTAGATCATCTAAGAACGCTGCTGAAAAACAGGTCCACTTCACAGCGCTGGGTATACGCTTTGTGGGAAAGTCCAAATGCAACACCAAATCCTGCTCCATTAAACGGGCTTTTTAACTCAACGTGGACTTTCAGAAGCGATTCAGATTTCTGGTCGCCATATGGAAGTTACGAGGAATTgagtgaagaagaaaaaatgaatgaaatgaaaaacataCCGGACTATTCCCAAGGAAAAACTGAACTTGTGGCTTGGATGGTTGGTAATTGTGGCGCTCAACCTCGAATGGCATTTGTCCAAAACCTGAAAAAATACATCAAGGTTGATGTATTTGGAGGGTGTTCAGGAAAATTTGGGCAACAGAGAGGTTGTGGAAATCTAACTGCTTGCCTTAAAACGTTTAAGTTTTATCTGGCATTCGAGAACGCTTTATGTGAGGATTACATCACAGAAAAATATTGGGGAAGGCTTG gTGATATGGATGTCATCCCAGTTGTGATGGGAGGTGCTAATTACTCCAAGCTGGCTATTCCGGGGTCTTATATCAATGTTATGAACTTCAAAACTGTTAAACAACTGGCAGAGTACCTTCAGAATCTGGACAACAATAACACTGCTTATAACGAATATTTCAAATGGAGACTAAAATACAAGGTGCTTCACGAACGCCCTGATTATTCAGTGTGTCAAATATGTAAATGGTATGTTGCAAAATCTCCGCTTGAACCTAAAGTTTACAATGACCTCGGAACGCACTGGATGAAGAATGGACGATGTAATGAGAAAAACCATCTAATCGCAAATATGTGGAAGAAAGAATAA